Proteins from a single region of Streptomyces sp. HUAS 15-9:
- a CDS encoding extracellular solute-binding protein: MRRGIAASALVASLALTATACGGSDSGSDKADGPVTITWWDTSNATNEAPTYQALIKDFEAANKNIKVKYVNVPFDQAQNKFDTAAGSKGAPDVLRSEVGWTPAFAKKGYFLPLDGTDALADKDKFKSNLITQAQYEGKTYGVPIVTDTLALVYNKALFKKAGISEAPKTWTELKADAAKLKAKAGVDGYWGSTQAYYAQSFLYGEGTDTVDASAKKITVNSDAAKKAYGTWLNLFSGKGLHKADTTADAYAHIQDAFVNGKVAAIVQGPWEITNFYKGSAFKDKSNLGIATVPAGSSGKAGAPTGGHNLSVYAGSDKAHQAAALKFVNFMTSAKSQSTIALKNSTLPTRDDAYTDQVKADPGIAGYGTVLAAAQPRPALPEYSSLWGPLDTELPKIAGGKESLDKGLSNVELAIQKLVPDFSK, from the coding sequence ATGCGGCGTGGCATAGCGGCCTCCGCGCTGGTGGCGTCCCTCGCCCTCACGGCGACGGCGTGCGGCGGGAGCGACAGCGGCAGTGACAAGGCGGACGGCCCGGTCACCATCACCTGGTGGGACACGTCCAACGCCACGAACGAGGCACCGACGTACCAGGCCTTGATCAAGGACTTCGAGGCCGCCAACAAGAACATCAAGGTCAAGTACGTCAACGTGCCCTTCGACCAGGCGCAGAACAAGTTCGACACCGCCGCCGGCTCCAAGGGCGCCCCGGACGTGCTGCGCTCCGAGGTCGGCTGGACCCCGGCCTTCGCCAAGAAGGGCTACTTCCTGCCGCTGGACGGCACCGACGCCCTCGCGGACAAGGACAAGTTCAAGTCCAACCTGATCACGCAGGCGCAGTACGAGGGCAAGACGTACGGTGTGCCGATCGTCACCGACACCCTCGCGCTCGTCTACAACAAGGCGCTCTTCAAGAAGGCCGGCATCAGCGAGGCCCCCAAGACCTGGACCGAGCTGAAGGCCGACGCGGCGAAGCTCAAGGCCAAGGCCGGCGTCGACGGCTACTGGGGCTCCACCCAGGCCTACTACGCCCAGTCCTTCCTCTACGGCGAGGGCACCGACACCGTCGACGCCTCCGCCAAGAAGATCACGGTCAACTCCGACGCCGCCAAGAAGGCGTACGGCACCTGGCTGAACCTCTTCTCCGGCAAGGGCCTGCACAAGGCCGACACCACCGCGGACGCCTACGCCCACATCCAGGACGCGTTCGTCAACGGCAAGGTCGCCGCGATCGTCCAGGGCCCCTGGGAGATCACGAACTTCTACAAGGGCTCGGCCTTCAAGGACAAGTCCAACCTGGGCATCGCCACCGTCCCGGCCGGCTCCTCCGGCAAGGCGGGCGCCCCGACCGGCGGCCACAACCTCTCGGTCTACGCCGGCTCCGACAAGGCCCACCAGGCCGCCGCGCTGAAGTTCGTCAACTTCATGACCTCGGCGAAGTCCCAGTCGACCATCGCCCTGAAGAACTCCACGCTGCCCACCCGTGACGACGCCTACACCGACCAGGTCAAGGCCGACCCGGGCATCGCCGGCTACGGCACGGTCCTCGCCGCCGCCCAGCCGCGCCCCGCGCTGCCCGAGTACAGCTCCCTGTGGGGCCCGCTGGACACCGAGCTGCCCAAGATCGCCGGCGGCAAGGAGTCCCTGGACAAGGGCCTGAGCAACGTTGAGCTCGCGATCCAGAAGCTGGTTCCGGACTTCAGCAAGTAA
- a CDS encoding LacI family DNA-binding transcriptional regulator: MTTRLADIAAQAGVSEATVSRVLNGKPGVAATTRQSVLAALDVLGYERPVRLRQRSEGLVGLITPELENPIFPALAQVIGQALTRQGYTPILATQTPGGSTEDELTEMLVDRGVAGIIYVSGLHADTTADMQRYERLRAQGVPFVLVDGFSPKVQAPFISPDDRAAMTLAVTHLASLGHTRIGLALGPKRYVPVQRKIEGFVRAMQDQVGLNAEVIETELVQHSLFTLEGGQAAATALIERGCTAVVCASDMMALGAIRAARQRGLEVPRDVSVVGFDDSPLIAFTDPPLTTVRKPVPAMGQAAVRTLLEEIGGTPAPHSEFVFMPELVVRGSTASAPGERNRP, translated from the coding sequence GTGACCACACGGCTTGCCGACATCGCAGCGCAGGCGGGGGTGAGCGAAGCGACCGTCAGCCGCGTTCTCAACGGCAAGCCGGGCGTCGCCGCCACCACCCGCCAGTCCGTGCTGGCCGCGCTGGACGTGCTCGGCTACGAGCGTCCGGTACGGCTGCGGCAGCGCAGCGAGGGCCTGGTGGGCCTGATAACCCCGGAGCTGGAGAACCCGATATTCCCGGCGCTGGCCCAGGTCATCGGCCAGGCGCTGACCCGGCAGGGCTACACGCCGATTCTGGCCACGCAGACGCCGGGCGGGTCGACGGAGGACGAGCTGACCGAGATGCTCGTCGACCGCGGGGTCGCCGGGATCATCTATGTCTCCGGACTGCACGCGGACACCACCGCCGACATGCAGCGCTATGAGCGGCTGCGGGCGCAGGGCGTGCCGTTCGTGCTGGTCGACGGCTTCTCGCCGAAGGTGCAGGCGCCGTTCATCTCGCCGGACGACCGGGCGGCGATGACGCTGGCCGTGACGCACCTCGCCTCCCTGGGGCACACCCGCATCGGACTCGCCCTGGGGCCGAAGCGGTACGTGCCCGTGCAGCGCAAGATCGAGGGCTTCGTGCGCGCGATGCAGGACCAGGTGGGTCTGAACGCCGAGGTGATCGAGACGGAGCTCGTGCAGCACTCGCTGTTCACCCTGGAGGGCGGCCAGGCGGCCGCCACGGCGCTCATCGAGCGAGGCTGTACGGCGGTGGTCTGCGCCAGCGACATGATGGCTCTGGGCGCGATACGGGCGGCCCGCCAGCGGGGTCTGGAAGTGCCCCGGGACGTCTCGGTCGTGGGCTTCGACGACTCCCCGCTGATCGCCTTCACCGACCCGCCGCTGACCACGGTCCGCAAGCCGGTGCCGGCGATGGGACAGGCCGCGGTGCGCACGCTGCTGGAGGAGATCGGGGGGACGCCCGCCCCGCACAGCGAGTTCGTCTTCATGCCGGAACTGGTGGTGCGCGGCTCGACCGCTTCGGCCCCGGGTGAGCGGAATCGTCCCTGA
- a CDS encoding phosphatase PAP2 family protein — translation MSDSTVTEPEGREQVAVPQSVTGEGEQGFLRRLRTPRRPRLWFEVLLIAVSYWTYSLIRNAVPEQRGGALRNADWLWRTEHRLGIAVEESVNHTVNSVSWLIVGMNYYYATLHFVVTLAVLVWLYRSHPGRYAATRLVLFATTGVALVGYYLYPLAPPRLMNGGHFVDTVMIHHTWGSMASGDLKHMSNQYAAMPSMHIGWSLWCGLTIFALARTPWVRVLGLFYPASTLLVIVATANHFWLDAVGGILCLTFGFTVARLWYGTLPYTMPRVAPGRGRVGPLLPNKA, via the coding sequence ATGAGTGACTCGACCGTGACAGAACCGGAAGGTCGCGAGCAGGTGGCCGTTCCGCAGTCAGTCACGGGCGAGGGCGAGCAGGGTTTCCTCCGCCGGTTGCGCACTCCGCGGCGGCCCCGTCTCTGGTTCGAGGTCCTGCTGATCGCGGTGAGTTACTGGACGTACTCGCTCATCCGCAACGCGGTACCGGAGCAACGGGGTGGGGCGCTGCGCAACGCCGACTGGCTCTGGAGGACCGAGCACCGGCTGGGAATCGCCGTCGAGGAGTCGGTCAACCACACCGTGAACTCGGTGTCTTGGCTGATCGTGGGCATGAACTACTACTACGCGACGCTGCACTTCGTGGTGACGCTGGCCGTGCTGGTGTGGCTGTACCGCAGCCACCCGGGGCGTTACGCGGCGACCCGACTGGTGTTGTTCGCGACGACGGGCGTGGCCCTGGTCGGTTACTATCTGTATCCACTCGCCCCGCCCCGGTTGATGAACGGCGGCCACTTCGTCGACACCGTGATGATCCACCACACCTGGGGTTCGATGGCCTCGGGGGATCTGAAGCACATGTCGAACCAGTACGCCGCGATGCCGTCGATGCACATCGGCTGGTCCCTGTGGTGCGGCCTGACGATCTTCGCGCTGGCCAGAACCCCATGGGTCCGCGTCCTGGGCCTGTTCTACCCGGCGTCGACCCTGCTGGTCATCGTCGCCACGGCCAACCACTTCTGGCTGGACGCGGTGGGCGGCATCCTCTGCCTCACCTTCGGCTTCACGGTGGCACGCCTGTGGTACGGCACCCTGCCGTACACAATGCCGAGGGTGGCACCGGGGCGGGGCAGGGTGGGCCCACTGCTCCCGAACAAGGCGTGA
- a CDS encoding bifunctional [glutamine synthetase] adenylyltransferase/[glutamine synthetase]-adenylyl-L-tyrosine phosphorylase has protein sequence MTPGRRSSTFTRLLRHGFTDPSAAERLLDSAELSAVRDDPVLLEALGATADPDLALHGLVRLLEAQPGPTAHRELLDTLIAAKPLRDRLLGVLGASAALADHLARHPRDWEALVTYEPRDLHPGVEEFERGLADATDPVSLRVAYRRCLLSIVARDVCGTTGVAETAAELADLATATLRAALGIAAAAAPDDAALCRLAVIAMGKCGGHELNYVSDVDVIFVGEALDGADEGKALRSATRLASHMMRICSETTVEGSIWPVDANLRPEGRNGPLVRTLSSHLAYYQRWAKTWEFQALLKARPVAGDGELGQDYIAALDPLVWKAAERENFVADVQKMRRRVVENIPAAEIERELKLGPGGLRDVEFAVQLLQLVHARSDASLRSGTTLDALGALADGGYVGRADAVQLDEAYRFLRSMEHRIQLYRLRRTHLVPEEEADLRRLGRSLGLRADPVAELTREWKRHTGVVRRLHEKLFYRPLLDAVAQLAPGEARLSPEAARERLVALGYADPAAALRHLEALASGVTRKAAIQRTLLPVLLGWFADSADPDAGLLNFRKVSDALGKTPWYLRLLRDEGAAAENLARVLSAGRLAPDLLMRAPEAVALLGDGDGGSGLEPRGRAHLEQEILAAVGRAENAAQAVTAARGVRRRELFRTAAADIVDSYGTETKPAEPDQGALVDRVGTAVSDLTAATLAGTLRAVVREGWGDTLPTRFAVIGMGRFGGNELGYGSDADVLFVHEPREGVEEREAADAANKVVSEMRRLLQIPSADPPLLIDADLRPEGKSGPLVRTLKSYEAYYRRWSLVWESQALLRAEPVAGDEELAGRFIELIDPLRYPAEGLGDEAVREIRRLKARMESERLPRGADPKLHTKLGPGGLSDVEWTVQLLQLRHGWVEPGLRTTRTREALAAARAADLISTEDAATLDEAWVLATRVRNAVMLVRGRAGDTFPSERRELAAVGRYLGYGPGHAGDMLDAYRRTTRRARAVMEELFYGA, from the coding sequence ATGACGCCGGGGCGCAGGAGCAGTACCTTCACGCGGCTGCTGCGGCACGGTTTCACCGACCCCTCGGCGGCCGAGCGGCTCCTGGACAGCGCCGAGCTCTCCGCCGTCCGCGACGACCCGGTCCTCCTGGAGGCGCTGGGCGCCACCGCCGACCCGGACCTCGCCCTGCACGGACTCGTACGGCTCCTGGAGGCCCAGCCCGGCCCCACGGCCCACCGCGAGCTGCTGGACACCCTGATAGCGGCCAAGCCCCTGCGCGACCGTCTGCTCGGTGTCCTCGGCGCCTCCGCCGCCCTCGCCGACCACCTCGCCCGGCACCCGCGCGACTGGGAGGCGCTCGTCACCTACGAGCCACGCGACCTGCACCCCGGGGTCGAGGAGTTCGAGCGGGGCCTGGCCGACGCGACCGACCCGGTCTCCCTGCGCGTCGCCTACCGGCGCTGCCTGCTGTCCATCGTCGCCCGTGACGTGTGCGGCACCACCGGCGTCGCCGAAACCGCCGCCGAGCTCGCCGACCTCGCCACCGCCACCCTGCGCGCCGCCCTCGGCATCGCCGCGGCCGCCGCCCCCGACGACGCGGCCCTGTGCCGGCTCGCGGTGATCGCGATGGGCAAGTGCGGCGGCCACGAGCTGAACTACGTCTCCGACGTGGACGTGATCTTCGTCGGCGAGGCCCTGGACGGAGCCGACGAGGGCAAGGCGCTGCGCTCCGCCACCAGACTGGCCTCGCACATGATGCGGATCTGCTCGGAGACGACGGTCGAGGGCTCCATCTGGCCCGTGGACGCCAATCTCCGCCCCGAGGGCCGCAACGGCCCTCTCGTCCGCACCCTCAGCAGCCACCTCGCCTACTACCAGCGCTGGGCCAAGACCTGGGAGTTCCAGGCGCTGCTCAAGGCCCGCCCGGTGGCCGGCGACGGCGAACTGGGGCAGGACTACATCGCCGCGCTCGACCCCCTGGTCTGGAAGGCCGCGGAACGCGAGAACTTCGTCGCCGACGTGCAGAAGATGCGCCGCCGCGTCGTCGAGAACATCCCCGCCGCCGAGATCGAGCGCGAGCTGAAGCTCGGCCCCGGCGGGCTGCGGGACGTCGAGTTCGCCGTCCAGCTGCTGCAACTGGTGCACGCCCGCTCCGACGCCTCGCTGCGCAGCGGCACCACCCTGGACGCCCTCGGGGCCCTGGCCGACGGCGGCTACGTCGGCCGCGCGGACGCCGTCCAGCTCGACGAGGCCTACCGCTTCCTGCGCTCCATGGAGCACCGCATCCAGCTCTACCGGCTGCGCCGTACCCACCTCGTCCCCGAGGAGGAGGCCGACCTGCGCCGCCTGGGCCGCTCCCTGGGGCTGCGCGCCGACCCGGTGGCCGAGCTGACCCGCGAGTGGAAGCGGCACACGGGCGTCGTACGGCGTCTGCACGAGAAGCTCTTCTACCGCCCGCTGCTCGACGCCGTCGCCCAGCTCGCCCCCGGCGAGGCCCGGCTGAGCCCCGAGGCGGCCCGCGAACGCCTGGTAGCCCTCGGCTACGCCGACCCCGCCGCCGCCCTGCGCCACCTGGAGGCGCTGGCCTCGGGCGTCACCCGCAAGGCCGCCATCCAGCGCACCCTGCTGCCGGTCCTGCTGGGCTGGTTCGCGGACTCCGCCGACCCCGACGCCGGCCTGCTCAACTTCCGCAAGGTCTCCGACGCGCTCGGCAAGACGCCCTGGTATCTGCGGCTGCTGCGCGACGAGGGCGCCGCGGCCGAGAACCTCGCCCGCGTCCTGTCCGCCGGGCGCCTCGCCCCCGACCTGCTGATGCGCGCCCCCGAGGCGGTCGCCCTGCTCGGCGACGGGGACGGCGGCAGCGGGCTGGAACCGCGCGGCCGCGCGCACCTGGAGCAGGAGATACTCGCCGCGGTCGGCCGCGCCGAGAACGCGGCGCAGGCCGTCACGGCCGCACGTGGCGTGCGCCGCCGGGAACTGTTCCGTACGGCCGCCGCGGACATCGTCGACTCCTACGGCACCGAGACGAAGCCCGCCGAACCCGACCAGGGAGCGCTGGTCGACCGCGTCGGCACCGCCGTCTCCGACCTCACGGCGGCGACGCTCGCGGGCACGCTGCGGGCCGTGGTCCGCGAGGGCTGGGGCGACACGCTGCCCACCCGCTTCGCGGTCATCGGCATGGGCCGGTTCGGCGGCAACGAACTGGGATACGGCTCCGACGCCGACGTCCTGTTCGTGCACGAGCCGCGGGAGGGCGTCGAGGAACGGGAGGCCGCGGACGCGGCCAACAAGGTCGTCTCCGAGATGCGCCGCCTGCTCCAGATCCCCAGCGCCGACCCGCCCCTGCTCATCGACGCGGACCTGCGCCCGGAGGGCAAGTCGGGCCCGCTCGTGCGGACCCTGAAGTCGTACGAGGCCTACTACCGCCGCTGGTCCCTGGTCTGGGAGTCGCAGGCGCTGCTGCGGGCCGAGCCGGTCGCCGGGGACGAGGAACTGGCCGGCCGCTTCATCGAGCTCATCGACCCCCTGCGCTACCCGGCGGAGGGCCTCGGCGACGAGGCGGTCCGCGAGATCCGGCGCCTGAAGGCCCGCATGGAGTCCGAGCGCCTCCCGCGCGGCGCCGACCCCAAGCTCCACACCAAGCTGGGCCCCGGCGGCCTCTCCGACGTCGAGTGGACCGTCCAACTGCTTCAGCTCCGGCACGGCTGGGTGGAGCCCGGCCTGCGCACCACGCGCACCCGCGAGGCGCTGGCCGCCGCCCGCGCGGCGGACCTGATCTCCACCGAGGACGCGGCGACCCTGGACGAGGCCTGGGTCCTCGCCACACGCGTCCGCAACGCCGTCATGCTGGTCCGCGGCCGGGCCGGCGACACGTTCCCCTCGGAACGCCGCGAACTGGCCGCGGTCGGCCGCTACCTCGGCTACGGCCCCGGCCACGCGGGCGACATGCTCGACGCCTACCGCCGCACGACGCGCAGGGCACGGGCGGTGATGGAAGAACTCTTCTACGGAGCGTGA
- a CDS encoding glutamine synthetase family protein: MDKQQEFVLRTLEERDIRFVRLWFTDVLGFLKSVAVAPAELEQAFDEGIGFDGSAIEGFARVYESDMIAKPDPSTFQVLPWRAEAPGTARMFCDILMPDGSPSFADPRYVLKRALARTSDLGFTFYTHPEIEFFLLKDRPLDGTRPTPADNSGYFDHTPQNIGMDFRRQAITMLESMGISVEFSHHEGAPGQQEIDLRYADALSTADNIMTFRLVMKQVALEQGVQATFMPKPFSEHPGSGMHTHLSLFEGDRNAFYESGAEYQLSKVGRSFIAGLLKHAAEISAVTNQWVNSYKRIWGGSERTAGAGGEAPSYICWGHNNRSALVRVPMYKPGKTGSARVEVRSIDSGANPYLAYALLLAAGLKGIEEGYELPPGAEDDVWALSNAERRAMGIEPLPQNLGEALTLMETSDLVAETLGEHVFDFFLRNKRQEWEEYRSEVTAFELRKNLPVL, from the coding sequence ATGGACAAGCAGCAGGAGTTCGTGCTCCGGACGTTGGAGGAGCGCGACATCCGGTTCGTGCGCCTGTGGTTCACCGACGTGCTGGGCTTCCTCAAGTCCGTGGCCGTGGCCCCCGCCGAGCTGGAGCAGGCCTTCGACGAGGGCATCGGCTTCGACGGCTCCGCCATCGAGGGCTTCGCCCGTGTGTACGAGTCCGACATGATCGCCAAGCCGGACCCCTCGACCTTCCAGGTGCTGCCGTGGCGTGCCGAGGCGCCCGGCACCGCCCGTATGTTCTGCGACATCCTCATGCCGGACGGCTCCCCGTCCTTCGCGGATCCGCGCTACGTCCTCAAGCGTGCCCTCGCCCGCACCTCCGACCTGGGCTTCACCTTCTACACCCACCCGGAGATCGAGTTCTTCCTGCTGAAGGACCGCCCGCTGGACGGCACGCGCCCGACGCCCGCCGACAACTCCGGCTACTTCGACCACACCCCCCAGAACATCGGCATGGACTTCCGCCGCCAGGCGATCACCATGCTGGAGTCGATGGGCATCTCGGTCGAGTTCTCCCACCACGAGGGCGCACCGGGCCAGCAGGAGATCGACCTGCGCTACGCCGACGCCCTGTCCACGGCGGACAACATCATGACGTTCCGCCTGGTCATGAAGCAGGTGGCGCTTGAGCAGGGCGTCCAGGCGACCTTCATGCCGAAGCCCTTCTCCGAGCACCCCGGCTCCGGCATGCACACCCACCTGTCCCTCTTCGAGGGCGACCGCAACGCGTTCTACGAGTCCGGCGCCGAGTACCAGCTCTCCAAGGTCGGCCGCTCCTTCATCGCGGGCCTGCTCAAGCACGCCGCGGAGATCTCCGCCGTCACCAACCAGTGGGTCAACTCCTACAAGCGCATCTGGGGCGGCTCCGAGCGCACGGCGGGCGCCGGCGGTGAGGCCCCCTCGTACATCTGCTGGGGTCACAACAACCGCTCGGCCCTGGTCCGCGTGCCCATGTACAAGCCCGGCAAGACCGGCTCGGCGCGCGTGGAGGTCCGCTCCATCGACTCCGGCGCGAACCCGTACCTCGCCTACGCCCTCCTGCTGGCCGCGGGCCTCAAGGGCATCGAGGAGGGCTACGAGCTCCCGCCCGGCGCCGAGGACGACGTCTGGGCCCTGTCCAACGCCGAGCGCCGCGCGATGGGCATCGAGCCCCTCCCGCAGAACCTCGGCGAGGCCCTGACCCTCATGGAGACCAGCGACCTCGTCGCCGAGACCCTCGGCGAGCACGTCTTCGACTTCTTCCTGCGCAACAAGCGCCAGGAGTGGGAGGAGTACCGCTCCGAGGTTACGGCGTTCGAACTGCGGAAGAACCTGCCGGTGCTGTAG
- a CDS encoding globin domain-containing protein, producing the protein MLSEQSAATVRATLPVVGAAIGEITERFYNGLFTAHPELLRDLFNRGNQAAGTQRQALAGSIAAFATHLVDHPDQRPDAMLSRIAHKHASLGIAPEQYPIVHEHLFAAIVEVLGEAVTPEVAAAWDEVYWLMANALIAIERRLYEESADETGWREWEVTERVTETADVITLRLRPVDGGPVRGFRAGQYLSVRVTLPDGARQIRQYSLSGAPSATERQISVKRVSGGTTPEGEVSNHLHAHVAAGTVLELSAPYGDLVLEDVTGAPLLLASAGIGVTPMIAMLAQLAEDGHRAPVTVVHGDRSPADHALRNDHEAYTAKLADGAAHFFYEQDAEPAGRAGLVDLTVVPVASGTRAYLCGPLPFMRAVRTQLIEQGVAPADIHYEVFGPDLWLAQN; encoded by the coding sequence ATGCTGTCCGAGCAGTCCGCTGCCACCGTCCGTGCCACCCTTCCCGTCGTCGGCGCCGCCATCGGCGAGATAACCGAGCGCTTCTACAACGGACTCTTCACCGCCCACCCCGAACTGCTGCGCGACCTGTTCAACCGGGGCAACCAAGCCGCGGGCACCCAGCGCCAAGCCCTGGCGGGGTCCATCGCCGCCTTCGCCACGCACCTCGTGGACCACCCCGACCAGCGGCCCGACGCGATGCTGAGCCGCATCGCCCACAAGCACGCCTCGCTCGGCATCGCGCCCGAGCAGTACCCGATCGTCCACGAGCACCTCTTCGCCGCCATCGTCGAGGTCCTCGGCGAGGCCGTCACGCCCGAGGTCGCGGCCGCCTGGGACGAGGTCTACTGGCTGATGGCGAACGCCCTGATCGCCATCGAGCGGCGGCTGTACGAGGAGAGCGCCGACGAGACCGGCTGGCGCGAGTGGGAGGTCACCGAGCGGGTCACGGAGACCGCCGACGTCATCACCCTGCGGCTGCGGCCGGTGGACGGCGGCCCGGTGCGCGGCTTCCGCGCGGGCCAGTACCTCTCGGTGCGCGTCACCCTCCCCGACGGCGCCCGGCAGATCCGGCAGTACAGCCTCTCCGGGGCGCCCAGCGCGACCGAGCGGCAGATCAGCGTGAAGCGGGTGTCCGGCGGTACGACACCCGAGGGCGAGGTCTCGAACCACCTGCACGCGCACGTGGCGGCGGGAACCGTGCTGGAGCTGTCCGCCCCCTACGGCGACCTGGTCCTGGAGGACGTCACCGGCGCCCCGCTGCTGCTCGCCTCCGCCGGCATCGGTGTGACCCCGATGATCGCGATGCTGGCGCAGCTCGCGGAGGACGGTCACCGCGCCCCGGTCACCGTCGTGCACGGCGACCGCTCCCCCGCCGACCACGCGCTGCGCAACGACCACGAGGCGTACACCGCCAAGCTGGCCGACGGCGCCGCGCACTTCTTCTACGAGCAGGACGCCGAGCCGGCCGGCCGCGCGGGGCTCGTCGACCTCACGGTCGTACCGGTGGCTTCCGGCACGCGCGCGTACCTGTGCGGTCCGCTGCCCTTCATGCGCGCGGTGCGCACCCAGCTGATCGAGCAGGGCGTGGCCCCGGCCGACATCCACTACGAGGTGTTCGGCCCCGACCTGTGGCTGGCGCAGAACTGA
- a CDS encoding RrF2 family transcriptional regulator, with protein sequence MRLLRSTDLALRLLMRLAVAGASTPTTRQVAADIDVPYTHATKVVAELQHLGLVDARRGRGGGLALSEKGRRASVGAVVRRFEGDGEVVECEGSSPCPLNSDCRLRGALRRAQEAFYATLDPVTLEEMVAGPTGPLLLEISSRP encoded by the coding sequence ATGCGGCTGCTGCGCTCCACCGACCTCGCCCTGCGTCTCCTGATGCGGCTCGCCGTCGCCGGTGCGTCCACCCCCACGACGCGCCAGGTCGCGGCGGACATCGACGTGCCGTACACGCACGCCACGAAGGTGGTGGCCGAGCTCCAGCACCTCGGCCTCGTGGACGCCCGGCGCGGCCGGGGCGGCGGTCTCGCGCTCAGCGAGAAGGGGCGCCGGGCATCGGTCGGGGCCGTGGTGCGCAGGTTCGAGGGGGACGGCGAGGTCGTCGAATGCGAGGGTTCCTCGCCCTGCCCCCTGAACTCCGACTGCCGGCTGCGCGGCGCCCTGCGCCGGGCCCAGGAGGCGTTCTACGCCACGCTGGACCCGGTCACGCTGGAGGAGATGGTCGCGGGGCCGACCGGCCCCCTGCTGCTGGAGATCTCCTCGCGGCCCTAG
- a CDS encoding DUF3105 domain-containing protein has product MGSAKNSNNAARKARIEEMRRAEQARERRNRVLVIAASVVVVAGLVVGGVVLVNSQKDSDSTASDSKGAGSGDSGHFTTGTDGVRTWSGKLARTHVTTTVKYPMHPPVGGNHNPVWLNCNGDVYTAAVKDENAVHALEHGAVWVTYTSKAKKADVDALAAKVKKTPYTLMSPYENQAAPLILSAWGHQLTVKSADDPAVDKFFATYVQGKQTPEPGASCTGGMMK; this is encoded by the coding sequence ATGGGTTCCGCCAAGAACAGCAACAACGCCGCGCGCAAGGCACGTATCGAGGAGATGCGGCGCGCCGAGCAGGCCCGCGAGCGCCGCAACCGGGTGCTCGTCATCGCCGCGAGCGTGGTGGTGGTCGCCGGTCTCGTCGTCGGCGGTGTGGTGCTCGTGAACTCGCAGAAGGACAGCGACAGCACGGCGAGCGACTCAAAGGGCGCCGGCTCCGGGGACTCGGGCCACTTCACCACGGGCACGGACGGGGTGCGGACCTGGTCCGGCAAGCTGGCCCGGACCCATGTCACCACGACCGTGAAGTACCCGATGCACCCGCCGGTGGGCGGCAACCACAACCCGGTCTGGCTGAACTGCAACGGTGACGTCTACACCGCGGCCGTGAAGGACGAGAACGCCGTGCACGCGCTGGAGCACGGCGCGGTCTGGGTGACGTACACCAGCAAGGCGAAGAAGGCCGACGTCGACGCGCTCGCGGCCAAGGTGAAGAAGACGCCGTACACGCTCATGAGCCCGTACGAGAACCAGGCGGCGCCGCTCATCCTCTCGGCGTGGGGCCACCAGCTCACGGTGAAGAGCGCGGACGACCCGGCCGTGGACAAGTTCTTCGCCACCTACGTCCAGGGCAAGCAGACGCCCGAGCCGGGCGCTTCGTGCACCGGCGGGATGATGAAGTGA
- a CDS encoding DUF305 domain-containing protein: MRRHIGWIAGAAAAVLVAAGAITYAVAEDGDPGTGTPSADSADAGFARDMAVHHQQAVEMSYIVRDRTTDEEVRRLAYDIAQTQANQRGMLLGWLDLWELPKVSAKPPMTWMGMGDMASGKDGALMPGMATNADLKKLGTLSGKQAEVFYLQLMTDHHKGGIHMAEGCVAKCTVGVEKKLAQGMVDAQQSEIQLMADMLKERGAKPRS, from the coding sequence GTGAGGCGGCACATCGGCTGGATCGCGGGTGCCGCGGCGGCCGTGCTCGTCGCCGCCGGAGCGATCACCTACGCGGTCGCCGAGGACGGGGACCCGGGGACCGGGACTCCGAGCGCCGACTCGGCGGACGCCGGGTTCGCGCGGGACATGGCGGTCCATCACCAGCAGGCCGTCGAGATGTCGTACATCGTGCGCGACCGTACGACGGACGAGGAAGTACGCCGGCTCGCCTACGACATCGCGCAGACGCAGGCCAACCAGCGCGGCATGCTGCTGGGCTGGCTGGACCTGTGGGAGCTGCCGAAGGTGTCGGCGAAGCCGCCGATGACCTGGATGGGCATGGGCGACATGGCGTCCGGCAAGGACGGCGCGCTGATGCCGGGCATGGCGACCAACGCCGACCTGAAGAAGCTCGGCACCCTCAGCGGCAAGCAGGCCGAGGTCTTCTATCTCCAGTTGATGACGGACCATCACAAGGGCGGCATCCACATGGCCGAGGGGTGCGTCGCCAAGTGCACCGTCGGCGTGGAGAAGAAGCTCGCCCAGGGCATGGTCGACGCGCAGCAGTCCGAGATCCAGCTGATGGCCGACATGTTGAAGGAGCGGGGCGCCAAGCCGCGTTCATAA